One part of the Dioscorea cayenensis subsp. rotundata cultivar TDr96_F1 chromosome 2, TDr96_F1_v2_PseudoChromosome.rev07_lg8_w22 25.fasta, whole genome shotgun sequence genome encodes these proteins:
- the LOC120270258 gene encoding non-specific lipid transfer protein GPI-anchored 30: MQRMLTWKFFIAMVAITAVVTKAQDSACLSELVPCLQFINSNKTPSSSCCQPLKSLIKSNPQCLCSLLGSDSATRQAGVNMTRAQLLPAKCGDKVSAASCKKSSSKEKTTAASSSAEKLLQMKAVRVGLLSLWFQSMWVLLLS; the protein is encoded by the exons atgcagAGAATGCTTACCTGGAAATTTTTTATAGCAATGGTAGCAATAACAGCAGTTGTAACAAAAGCACAGGATTCAGCATGTCTCAGTGAACTTGTACCTTGTTTGCAGTTCATCAATTCTAACAAGACGCCATCGAGCAGCTGCTGTCAACCTCTCAAGTCCCTGATCAAGTCCAATCCTCAGTGTCTCTGCAGCCTGCTCGGCAGTGACTCAGCGACACGCCAGGCCGGTGTCAACATGACTAGAGCTCAGCTCTTGCCAGCCAAATGCGGAGACAAAGTTTCTGCAGCTTCATGTAAAAAAA GTTCTTCTAAGGAGAAGACTACCGCAGCATCAAGTTCAGCAGAGAAGTTACTTCAAATGAAAGCAGTGAGAGTAGGCTTGCTGTCCCTATGGTTCCAGAGCATGTGGGTCTTGCTTTTATCATAG
- the LOC120270248 gene encoding protein FATTY ACID EXPORT 4, chloroplastic-like, translating to MVISSCSSFNPLLSPLVPTSKYQSKLLPRFSASRSIDRSLKKAPSLHCHAQLLSDLAPATASVYGALLFGGGVFAYVRSGSKGSVIGGLSGAALMGTAYYLMQSPETKVIGDALGFGSAFLFSVVFGIRLAATRKLIPSGLLLALSLGSLGVFLSSYLHDKI from the exons ATGGTGATCTCCTCTTGCTCATCCTTCAATCCTCTCCTCTCTCCTCTCGTTCCTACTTCCAAGTATCAATCCAAGCTCCTCCCTCGCTTCTCCGCTTCACGATCGATCGATCGCTCGCTGAAGAAGGCCCCGTCCCTCCATTGCCACGCACAGTTACTCAGTGACCTCGCTCCCGCCACCGCCTCCGTCTATGGAGCTCTTCTCTTCGGCGGCGGTGTCTTTGCTT ATGTGAGATCTGGGAGCAAAGGGTCTGTGATCGGAGGTTTATCTGGAGCTGCTCTGATGGGCACT GCTTATTATCTGATGCAATCCCCGGAGACAAAGGTTATAGGTGATGCCCTTGGTTTTGGTTCTGCCTTCCTTTTTTCTGTTGTATTTG GGATTCGGTTGGCTGCTACCCGTAAATTAATCCCTTCTGGATTGCTGTTGGCCCTTTCTCTTGGATCTTTGGGTGTATTTTTGTCTTCTTATCTTCACGATAAGATTTGA